The following are encoded in a window of Polynucleobacter sp. AP-Kolm-20A-A1 genomic DNA:
- a CDS encoding glycosyltransferase family 9 protein translates to MSSNSTLKPKKVLFIATRQIGDVLITTPLISKARELWPDAEFHFLGYRGKVDMLHGNPDISEIIETSDRPGFGEYLSLFNRLFQRYDLAVVTQPSDRAYIYGLVAAFRRVGVLGGHPQGKDAEDKSKRHKSDKQNAWKKFICMHTVDVDYFKQHVITEKLRLLEAFFRSPAELFSKPTSVTPPAGEPLTPQITNALNQPYVVIHPGPLTAYKRWPLAHWQQLITWLVKAGYQVVLSASPAKQDVQLNRDIISLLNDETRDKVIDAAGKLSIPQAGTLLRSAALYIGVDTSITHLAAACNIPTITLFGATPPTNFGPWPNGFVGKQPYQLRARTQTVGNVTILQGPGECVPCRKAGCLDKADSNSECLDLLEPSQVIAAVEKVLQG, encoded by the coding sequence ATGAGTTCTAATTCCACACTCAAGCCAAAAAAAGTATTGTTTATTGCTACTCGGCAAATTGGCGATGTACTGATTACCACCCCGCTCATTAGCAAAGCCCGAGAGCTTTGGCCGGATGCTGAGTTTCACTTTTTAGGTTATCGCGGCAAAGTTGATATGTTGCACGGCAATCCCGATATCAGCGAAATCATCGAAACATCAGATCGCCCCGGCTTTGGTGAATATCTCTCACTCTTTAACCGCCTGTTTCAGCGCTATGACTTAGCTGTCGTGACACAGCCCAGTGACCGCGCATACATCTACGGCTTGGTGGCTGCCTTTAGAAGGGTTGGCGTGCTGGGCGGGCACCCTCAGGGCAAGGATGCTGAGGATAAAAGCAAAAGACATAAGAGTGATAAGCAAAATGCCTGGAAGAAATTCATCTGCATGCATACCGTAGATGTTGATTACTTTAAGCAACATGTCATAACTGAAAAACTGCGCTTGTTAGAGGCTTTCTTTAGAAGCCCTGCAGAACTATTTAGCAAACCCACATCCGTTACACCCCCTGCTGGTGAGCCCCTAACCCCGCAGATAACCAATGCACTGAATCAACCTTACGTGGTTATTCATCCAGGACCATTGACCGCTTATAAACGCTGGCCTTTAGCACATTGGCAACAACTCATTACCTGGCTAGTTAAAGCTGGTTACCAAGTTGTATTAAGCGCATCCCCGGCAAAACAAGACGTGCAATTGAATCGCGATATTATTTCTTTGTTAAACGATGAAACACGCGACAAAGTCATTGATGCCGCCGGAAAACTTTCTATCCCGCAGGCAGGCACTCTATTGCGCAGTGCGGCGCTGTATATCGGAGTAGACACCTCCATTACCCATTTGGCAGCAGCTTGCAACATTCCGACCATTACCCTGTTTGGAGCAACTCCGCCAACGAATTTTGGCCCGTGGCCTAATGGTTTTGTAGGCAAACAACCCTATCAATTACGGGCCCGCACTCAAACTGTAGGCAACGTCACGATTCTGCAAGGCCCAGGAGAATGCGTACCTTGTCGCAAGGCAGGCTGTCTTGATAAAGCCGATAGTAATAGTGAGTGCTTAGATCTTTTAGAGCCGAGCCAAGTGATCGCTGCGGTTGAAAAGGTTTTGCAAGGCTAA
- the dnaE gene encoding DNA polymerase III subunit alpha, producing the protein MASPRFVHLRIHSEFSITDGVVRIDDAVAAAVKDEMGALAITDLSNLFGLVRFYTAARSSGIKPIAGADVWVSNPQDPDQPHRLLLLVQNHSGYLNLCELLSRASLDNQSRGRAEVDSAWFSEPAAKAEDKAAKRTLSYGLIALSGARMGEVGAALLAGQEDQAKIIARRYEKLFPDSFYIEVQRGGNPQDEKQLQLACHLANELDLPVVATHPVQFMQKSDFTAHEARVCIAEGELLGNPRRTKKFNDEQYFLTQEEMEKRFADLPAALVNSVEIAKRCNLSLVLGQPRLPDFPIPPGITLEDYLLQQSEVGLKRHMERNFPDPQEREKEMTRYQERLVFEVKTIAQMGFPGYFLIVADFINWAKNNGVPVGPGRGSGAGSLVAYSLGITDLDPLRYNLLFERFLNPERVSMPDFDIDFCQHGRDRVIQYVKDKYGKDAVSQIATFGTMAARAAIRDVGRVLEQGYNFVDGIAKLVPNKPGQYMTIEMAKKEEKQLAEREKNEDEVRQLLSLAQQLEGMTRNVGMHAGGVLIAPGRLTDFCPLYTQESKDQDSSSVISQFDKDDVEAIGLVKFDFLGLTTLTILAAAERWIKALHADRRDWNIGEIPLDDEKAFDVLKRANTVAVFQLESRGMQGMLREAKPDRFEDIIALVALYRPGPMDLIPDFIERKHGRQKVEYPDPRIEPVLRETYGIMVYQEQVMQMAQMIGGYSLGGADMLRRAMGKKKPEEMAQHRKIFSDGAKAGGISEGKANEIYDLMERFAGYGFNKSHAAAYALLAYQTAWLKAYYPAEFMAANLSLAMDDTDKVKILYDDCLANNIRVFSPDINTGVYEFTPLRAPDAAPDSPISHIRYGLGAVRGTGEAAIEVIVKAREEGGPFKDLFDFCARVDRRQVNRRAIEALMRAGAFDSLYRDSVPAGGNLYDIRSTLLASLARAIEAAEQAEASIHQVSLFDVAGEENRHLPELVREPIWSEKKRLQEEKTALGLCLTGHMFDAYREETSHFIRQPLSKVTEGKDQLIAGIITSARMLTGQRGRMMIATIDDGTAAIEVTLYSEVYEPNRSWLKEDELLVAKVSVTPDKFSGGMRVVSEAVMDITGARMRFARNVHVCIDSAIDLKMLRSQIGPYLMANRVRDPKFGAPTPPTPGSNDGVKGLMLTAAVTTSGGACLMQFPEELRIYPDDACLQSLNQILASKQKDPVQVQYH; encoded by the coding sequence ATGGCTTCACCCCGTTTTGTACATCTTCGCATTCATTCCGAGTTTTCGATTACGGATGGAGTCGTGCGCATTGATGATGCGGTTGCCGCAGCCGTTAAAGATGAAATGGGCGCCCTAGCCATTACGGATTTAAGTAATTTATTTGGTTTAGTGCGTTTTTATACTGCAGCCCGTTCCAGCGGCATTAAGCCGATTGCTGGCGCTGATGTTTGGGTGAGCAATCCCCAAGATCCAGATCAACCTCACCGTTTATTGCTCTTGGTGCAAAACCATTCGGGCTATCTCAATTTATGCGAGCTGCTCAGTAGAGCATCTTTAGATAATCAATCGCGTGGTCGAGCTGAAGTGGATTCAGCATGGTTTAGTGAGCCTGCTGCTAAAGCAGAAGACAAAGCAGCTAAACGCACTTTATCCTATGGTTTGATTGCGCTCTCTGGTGCGCGCATGGGTGAAGTGGGCGCTGCGCTATTAGCAGGCCAAGAAGATCAAGCTAAGATTATTGCAAGACGCTATGAAAAATTATTCCCAGATTCTTTTTATATAGAAGTACAGCGTGGCGGCAATCCTCAAGATGAGAAGCAGCTGCAATTGGCTTGTCACCTTGCTAACGAATTAGATTTACCAGTAGTGGCAACGCACCCAGTGCAATTTATGCAAAAAAGCGACTTTACGGCGCATGAAGCCCGAGTTTGTATCGCTGAAGGTGAGTTATTAGGTAACCCACGCCGTACCAAAAAGTTTAATGATGAGCAATATTTCCTCACCCAAGAGGAGATGGAAAAGCGCTTTGCCGATTTGCCAGCGGCATTAGTGAACTCAGTTGAAATTGCGAAGCGTTGCAACCTCTCTTTGGTTTTAGGTCAACCACGTTTGCCAGATTTTCCAATACCGCCTGGTATTACTTTAGAAGACTATTTGTTACAGCAATCCGAGGTCGGTTTGAAGCGCCACATGGAGCGCAACTTTCCAGATCCCCAAGAGCGTGAAAAGGAAATGACGCGCTATCAAGAGCGTTTGGTGTTTGAGGTGAAGACGATTGCTCAAATGGGCTTCCCGGGCTACTTCTTGATCGTTGCAGACTTTATTAACTGGGCTAAAAATAATGGCGTACCTGTTGGTCCTGGCCGTGGATCTGGAGCGGGCTCCTTAGTAGCATATTCACTTGGCATTACCGATTTGGATCCGCTGCGCTACAACTTACTCTTTGAGCGCTTCTTGAATCCAGAGCGGGTATCGATGCCCGACTTTGATATCGACTTTTGCCAGCATGGTCGTGACCGTGTGATTCAGTACGTAAAAGATAAGTATGGCAAGGATGCGGTAAGTCAGATTGCTACCTTTGGAACAATGGCCGCCAGAGCGGCGATCCGTGACGTTGGCCGCGTACTGGAGCAAGGTTATAACTTCGTCGATGGCATTGCTAAGTTAGTCCCGAATAAGCCAGGTCAATACATGACCATTGAAATGGCTAAAAAGGAAGAGAAGCAATTGGCTGAACGCGAAAAGAATGAAGATGAAGTGCGTCAATTACTTTCTTTGGCGCAGCAACTCGAGGGCATGACCCGTAACGTGGGTATGCACGCTGGTGGTGTATTGATCGCACCGGGTCGCCTCACTGATTTTTGCCCGCTCTACACGCAAGAAAGCAAAGACCAAGACAGCAGCTCCGTCATTAGTCAGTTCGATAAAGACGATGTTGAAGCAATTGGTTTGGTGAAGTTCGACTTCTTGGGCTTGACCACCTTAACGATTTTGGCTGCAGCAGAGCGTTGGATTAAAGCTTTGCATGCTGATCGCAGAGATTGGAATATCGGCGAAATTCCGCTTGATGATGAAAAAGCCTTTGATGTTCTTAAGCGTGCCAATACAGTCGCGGTATTCCAGCTGGAAAGCCGCGGCATGCAAGGCATGCTTCGCGAGGCTAAGCCTGACCGCTTTGAAGACATTATTGCCTTGGTGGCTTTGTATCGCCCAGGTCCAATGGACTTGATCCCAGATTTTATTGAGCGTAAACATGGGCGTCAAAAAGTTGAGTATCCAGACCCTCGTATTGAGCCTGTTCTGCGTGAGACCTACGGCATCATGGTGTATCAAGAGCAGGTGATGCAGATGGCTCAGATGATTGGCGGCTACTCATTAGGTGGCGCCGATATGTTGCGTCGTGCGATGGGCAAGAAAAAACCAGAAGAGATGGCGCAGCATCGCAAGATCTTTAGTGATGGTGCAAAAGCGGGCGGAATTTCTGAAGGCAAGGCAAACGAGATCTATGACTTGATGGAGCGCTTTGCAGGTTACGGATTTAATAAATCCCATGCTGCTGCTTATGCACTCTTGGCGTATCAAACCGCCTGGTTGAAGGCCTATTACCCTGCAGAATTTATGGCGGCCAACTTATCGCTCGCCATGGATGACACCGATAAGGTGAAGATTCTGTATGACGATTGCTTGGCAAATAATATTCGTGTTTTCTCGCCTGATATCAACACGGGCGTGTATGAGTTCACACCATTGCGCGCACCGGATGCAGCGCCTGATTCACCCATTAGCCATATCCGCTATGGATTAGGTGCGGTTAGAGGTACGGGCGAGGCTGCAATTGAGGTCATCGTTAAAGCGCGTGAAGAGGGTGGACCCTTTAAAGACCTCTTTGATTTCTGCGCCCGCGTAGATCGGCGTCAAGTTAATCGTCGCGCTATTGAAGCTTTGATGCGCGCCGGAGCATTTGATAGCTTGTACCGTGATTCAGTGCCGGCTGGTGGAAATTTATACGACATTCGCTCAACATTGCTCGCCTCTTTGGCTAGAGCGATTGAGGCTGCAGAACAAGCGGAAGCCTCGATTCATCAAGTGAGCTTATTTGATGTAGCTGGCGAAGAAAATCGCCATCTCCCAGAATTGGTACGTGAGCCAATCTGGTCTGAGAAGAAACGTCTGCAAGAAGAAAAGACTGCTTTAGGTCTTTGCTTAACGGGACATATGTTTGATGCTTATCGTGAAGAGACATCACACTTTATTCGTCAGCCATTATCAAAAGTAACCGAAGGTAAAGATCAGTTGATTGCCGGCATTATTACTTCGGCTCGTATGTTGACTGGTCAGCGTGGCCGTATGATGATTGCTACCATCGATGATGGTACTGCTGCAATCGAAGTCACTTTATATAGTGAAGTTTATGAGCCAAATCGCTCATGGCTCAAAGAGGATGAGTTGTTGGTTGCAAAGGTAAGCGTTACGCCAGATAAATTCTCGGGTGGTATGCGGGTTGTATCCGAGGCCGTGATGGATATAACGGGGGCTCGTATGCGTTTTGCACGTAACGTTCACGTATGTATTGATTCAGCCATTGATTTGAAAATGCTCCGCAGCCAAATAGGCCCGTATTTGATGGCTAATCGTGTGCGTGACCCGAAATTCGGTGCTCCAACCCCGCCAACACCTGGCTCAAATGATGGTGTCAAAGGTTTGATGCTTACCGCTGCTGTAACCACTAGTGGTGGGGCTTGCTTAATGCAGTTTCCTGAAGAGTTGCGCATCTATCCAGATGATGCTTGCTTACAAAGCCTTAATCAGATTCTGGCTTCCAAACAAAAAGATCCTGTACAGGTTCAGTACCACTAA
- the gluQRS gene encoding tRNA glutamyl-Q(34) synthetase GluQRS, whose product MILAVSKLKNLPPPADGYRGRFAPSPTGPLHAGSLVAALGSWLDARKNGGKWLLRIEDLDTPRCVPGAAQEIQSQLLACGLSWDEEVVYQSQRQAAYQQALERLNRLSCLYACTCSRQMIANTLASRGIETPRNQEMVYPGTCRPATLINNSTETPGDSKKAWRIALPENCNIHFEDLALGTQSQNLNIEVGDFVLRRNDGLFTYQLAVVVDDFEQGITRVVRGKDLLNNTARQIYLQDKLGYLRPEYLHLPLVLDEHGEKLSKQTLATQINTEDERHALLELRKAAIHLGLQDLPDGQNVTIAEWLLAATHAWPTFS is encoded by the coding sequence ATGATTTTAGCTGTGTCCAAGCTCAAAAACCTTCCACCCCCAGCCGACGGCTATCGCGGGCGATTTGCTCCCTCGCCCACCGGCCCGCTTCACGCAGGATCCCTCGTTGCCGCCCTGGGGAGCTGGTTAGACGCCCGTAAAAATGGGGGTAAATGGCTGCTCAGAATCGAGGATTTAGACACCCCGCGATGCGTACCTGGGGCAGCCCAAGAAATTCAGTCCCAATTGCTTGCCTGCGGGCTTTCTTGGGATGAGGAGGTCGTTTATCAATCACAGCGACAAGCGGCCTACCAGCAGGCTTTAGAGCGCTTAAATCGGCTTTCTTGCCTCTATGCCTGCACCTGCTCTCGGCAAATGATTGCCAATACCCTGGCAAGCCGAGGAATTGAGACCCCCCGCAACCAAGAAATGGTCTATCCAGGCACCTGCCGCCCCGCCACCCTCATTAACAATTCCACTGAAACCCCGGGGGATTCCAAAAAAGCTTGGCGGATAGCCCTTCCCGAGAATTGCAACATTCATTTCGAGGATTTGGCGCTTGGTACCCAAAGCCAGAATCTCAATATAGAAGTCGGAGATTTTGTCCTGAGAAGAAATGATGGTCTATTTACCTACCAACTTGCTGTGGTGGTCGATGATTTTGAACAAGGTATTACACGGGTCGTGCGTGGCAAAGATTTGCTCAACAACACTGCAAGACAAATTTATCTCCAAGATAAATTAGGTTATTTAAGGCCGGAGTATTTGCATTTACCGCTCGTACTAGATGAGCATGGCGAAAAACTGAGTAAGCAAACCTTAGCAACACAGATCAATACAGAAGATGAACGGCATGCTCTGCTTGAATTACGCAAAGCAGCTATACATTTGGGGTTACAAGATTTGCCTGATGGGCAGAATGTCACTATTGCAGAGTGGCTACTAGCAGCCACTCATGCATGGCCTACTTTTTCTTAA
- a CDS encoding DEAD/DEAH box helicase produces the protein MTNTATEINSSTGVGDVATPNAVSETSTASAPAPATITFADFGLDPKIQKAVLEQGYNTPTPIQAQSIPHVLAGSDLMGAAQTGTGKTAAFVLPIIQKILRHASNSASPARHPIRALVLTPTRELAVQVAENAASYSKHTDLRAAVVYGGVDMKEQVAILRNGVEILIATPGRLLDHIGSKVANLSQVEILVLDEADRMLDMGFLPDLQRIINLIPAQRQTLLFSATFSPEIKKLAQSYLRTPVTVEVARQNAAADTVKQVVHMVSSADKQRAIVKVLEARTRAGLSRQCIIFTNSRLGCAKLSRALERDGIKAGAIHGDKSQGERTLTLDAFKSGAIEALVATDVAARGLDIPDMPCVINHELPYNAEDFIHRIGRTGRAGSKGDAIALVDASEKRLLDDIEKLMKRKLDVKPLPEGTPSASRPSSSGSSSAPAKMSDPFFYMPYEPGSAPAASAQSAKPEEKKVGITPAKPAVGALLGGFKKK, from the coding sequence TTGACAAATACTGCTACTGAAATAAATTCTTCTACGGGGGTTGGCGATGTCGCTACCCCCAACGCTGTTAGCGAAACTAGCACTGCTAGCGCTCCTGCTCCAGCCACAATTACTTTTGCTGACTTTGGGCTAGATCCGAAAATTCAAAAAGCGGTTCTTGAGCAGGGATATAACACTCCCACCCCGATTCAAGCTCAATCAATTCCACATGTATTAGCGGGAAGTGATTTGATGGGTGCGGCACAAACCGGCACAGGTAAAACTGCCGCATTTGTACTGCCGATCATTCAAAAGATTTTGCGTCATGCTAGTAACAGTGCTTCACCGGCACGCCACCCTATCCGCGCCTTGGTCTTAACGCCTACACGCGAGTTAGCGGTGCAGGTGGCTGAGAATGCTGCCAGTTATTCCAAGCATACGGATCTACGCGCTGCGGTTGTGTATGGCGGTGTGGATATGAAAGAACAAGTTGCGATCCTGCGTAATGGCGTAGAGATTCTGATTGCTACCCCAGGACGTTTACTCGATCACATTGGCTCTAAGGTTGCCAACTTATCTCAGGTGGAGATTTTGGTGTTGGACGAAGCTGACCGTATGCTCGACATGGGTTTCTTGCCTGATCTGCAACGCATCATCAATTTGATTCCTGCGCAAAGACAAACTTTGTTGTTCTCTGCAACTTTTTCTCCAGAAATTAAAAAACTCGCACAAAGTTATTTGCGCACCCCAGTAACTGTAGAAGTAGCACGTCAAAACGCTGCTGCCGATACGGTTAAGCAAGTGGTGCACATGGTTTCTTCTGCTGATAAGCAGCGCGCGATTGTCAAAGTATTGGAAGCTCGCACACGTGCTGGTTTATCACGTCAATGCATCATCTTTACGAACAGCCGTTTGGGTTGCGCAAAATTATCTCGTGCCCTTGAGCGTGATGGCATTAAAGCGGGCGCGATTCATGGAGATAAAAGTCAGGGTGAACGCACTTTAACTTTGGATGCTTTCAAATCTGGTGCAATCGAAGCGCTAGTGGCAACTGATGTTGCTGCGCGCGGTCTAGATATTCCAGATATGCCTTGCGTGATTAATCACGAATTACCTTACAACGCAGAAGACTTTATTCACCGTATCGGCCGTACTGGCCGTGCAGGCAGCAAGGGTGATGCGATTGCTTTGGTGGATGCTAGTGAGAAGCGTTTGCTTGATGATATTGAAAAGTTAATGAAGCGTAAGTTGGATGTAAAGCCTTTGCCTGAAGGTACGCCCTCAGCAAGTCGCCCATCATCTAGCGGCTCTAGTAGCGCTCCAGCCAAAATGTCTGACCCCTTCTTCTATATGCCTTATGAGCCGGGTTCAGCACCTGCAGCATCAGCGCAATCAGCAAAGCCTGAAGAGAAAAAAGTGGGTATTACGCCTGCTAAGCCTGCAGTTGGTGCTTTATTAGGCGGCTTTAAGAAAAAGTAG
- a CDS encoding heme-binding protein translates to MATKPYLTQADVQKILDAANKHAATNNLAVTIAVCDDGGHMMGLIRRDGCAPLSAYIAQEKARTAAMGKRETRVYEEIINNGRHAFLSAPHVSGMLEGGVNIEVNGFTIGAVGVSGVKSAEDAETAKAGIAAIM, encoded by the coding sequence TTGGCTACTAAACCTTACTTAACTCAAGCTGATGTTCAAAAGATTTTGGATGCAGCAAACAAACATGCCGCCACAAATAATTTGGCAGTGACTATTGCCGTTTGTGATGATGGTGGTCATATGATGGGATTGATTCGTCGCGATGGTTGTGCTCCTTTGTCTGCTTATATTGCTCAAGAAAAGGCACGCACTGCTGCAATGGGTAAACGCGAGACTCGTGTTTACGAAGAAATTATTAATAATGGTCGCCATGCTTTTTTATCTGCCCCGCACGTATCAGGCATGTTGGAGGGTGGCGTCAATATCGAGGTAAACGGGTTTACCATCGGCGCAGTCGGCGTTTCCGGCGTTAAATCTGCGGAAGATGCTGAGACCGCTAAGGCCGGCATTGCCGCCATCATGTAA
- a CDS encoding alanine--glyoxylate aminotransferase family protein → MLKLDNHASGRHFLHIPGPSPVPPRVLRAISYQTIDHRGPEFGAFGLKVLDGIKKIFKTEQPVIIYSASGTGAWEGALVNVLNPGDKVLFYETGQFANLWRALAKRLGLDVEVVGKAGQDSWRWGVDASVIEERLRKDTQHEIKAVCVVHNETSTGVTSNIAAVRKAIDSLKHPALLLVDSVSGLGSADYEHDKWGADVTISGSQKGLMLPPGIGFNALSPRAIEASKNNKIHKSYWAWDEILESNKNGYWPTTPSTNLMYGLHEAIDMMTTEGLDTIFARHQRLAAACREAVNAWGLEIQCQDKDSYSPVLTCIATPEGMDADVLRKHALEKFNLSLGTGLGKIKGKAFRIGHLGDCNELSLMAALSGVEMSLGSMGYKPKASGVIAAQEFLK, encoded by the coding sequence ATGTTGAAACTTGATAACCACGCTTCAGGACGCCATTTTTTACATATTCCTGGACCAAGCCCTGTGCCTCCACGCGTATTGCGCGCGATCAGCTATCAAACCATTGACCATCGTGGTCCAGAGTTTGGTGCATTTGGCCTCAAGGTGCTGGATGGCATTAAAAAGATTTTTAAAACTGAGCAACCCGTCATTATTTATTCCGCTTCTGGAACGGGTGCTTGGGAAGGCGCATTAGTTAACGTTCTCAATCCTGGTGACAAAGTCTTGTTCTATGAGACTGGTCAGTTTGCAAACTTATGGCGTGCTCTTGCTAAGCGTCTTGGTTTAGATGTCGAAGTAGTTGGCAAAGCTGGACAAGATAGTTGGCGCTGGGGTGTAGATGCTTCTGTGATTGAAGAGCGTCTGCGCAAAGATACGCAACATGAAATCAAAGCAGTTTGTGTTGTTCATAACGAAACTTCTACAGGCGTGACATCCAACATTGCTGCCGTTCGTAAAGCAATTGATTCCTTAAAGCATCCAGCCTTATTGCTCGTGGATAGCGTGTCTGGCTTGGGTTCAGCGGACTATGAGCATGACAAGTGGGGCGCAGACGTCACGATCTCTGGCTCACAAAAAGGCTTGATGTTGCCGCCGGGCATTGGTTTTAACGCCCTGTCACCACGCGCAATCGAAGCTAGTAAAAATAACAAAATCCATAAATCATATTGGGCTTGGGATGAAATTCTTGAGTCTAATAAAAATGGTTACTGGCCAACTACACCAAGCACTAATCTGATGTACGGCTTACATGAAGCAATCGATATGATGACGACCGAAGGTTTGGATACGATCTTTGCTCGTCACCAACGTTTGGCTGCGGCTTGTCGTGAAGCTGTCAATGCATGGGGTCTAGAGATTCAATGTCAGGATAAAGATAGCTACTCTCCAGTGCTAACTTGCATCGCAACTCCAGAAGGTATGGATGCTGATGTGTTGCGTAAACATGCTTTAGAGAAATTCAATCTTTCCCTCGGGACTGGGTTGGGCAAAATCAAAGGCAAGGCATTCCGCATTGGCCATTTAGGCGATTGCAATGAATTGAGCTTGATGGCTGCCTTAAGCGGGGTGGAAATGAGCCTTGGTTCTATGGGATATAAACCCAAGGCTAGCGGCGTCATTGCTGCCCAAGAGTTCCTTAAATAA
- a CDS encoding GntR family transcriptional regulator: MTVLEQPNSQNLHEATFEKLRSLLVEGKIAPGSKLNERELAESLNVSRTPIREAIRRLAAEGLVELIANRGAIAVQLSLDDVLNTFDVIADLEGFSGELAANNISDATLSELEALQYEMMASYARRDLSSYYKLNLRIHHLINQAANNPVLSKLFTQVNARIEALRFRSNQDGVKWEKAVEEHQEMLDALKARDSARMRKIMIQHVRNKRDVVAQLLKSEMSTETVKS; encoded by the coding sequence ATGACGGTACTAGAACAGCCAAATTCACAAAATTTGCATGAAGCCACTTTCGAGAAGCTCAGATCCCTTTTGGTCGAAGGCAAGATTGCGCCGGGCAGCAAACTCAATGAGCGTGAATTGGCTGAGAGCCTCAATGTGTCACGCACCCCCATTCGAGAAGCCATTCGCCGTTTAGCTGCTGAGGGTTTAGTGGAACTTATCGCCAACCGAGGCGCGATCGCAGTGCAACTTAGTCTTGACGATGTTTTAAATACTTTTGACGTGATTGCAGACCTAGAAGGTTTTTCTGGAGAATTGGCCGCCAACAATATTAGTGATGCCACCCTCTCTGAATTAGAAGCGCTTCAATATGAAATGATGGCTTCTTATGCTCGTCGTGATTTATCGAGTTACTACAAACTCAATTTACGCATTCATCACCTCATTAATCAAGCAGCCAACAATCCCGTTCTTTCAAAACTCTTTACCCAGGTCAATGCCCGTATTGAAGCACTACGCTTTCGTTCCAATCAGGATGGCGTTAAGTGGGAGAAGGCTGTAGAAGAGCATCAAGAAATGTTAGATGCCTTAAAGGCTCGTGATAGCGCCCGTATGCGCAAAATCATGATTCAACACGTCAGAAATAAACGTGATGTTGTTGCTCAGCTACTCAAATCAGAAATGTCTACGGAGACAGTGAAGTCATGA